A single region of the Desulfotignum phosphitoxidans DSM 13687 genome encodes:
- a CDS encoding type I restriction-modification system subunit M: protein MKKNKHISQSKLESYLWGAATLLRGTIDAGDYKQFIFPLLFYKRLCDVYDEELADALQESGGDQEYAALPEQHRFQIPEDVHWKATRTKVKNVGKAIQVALRAIETANPDTLYGVFGDAQWTNKDRLPDHMLRELIEHFSSQTLSLSNCPEDELGKGYEFLIKKFADDSGHTAAEFYTNRTVVHLMTEMLEPRPGESIYDPTCGSAGMLLSAVAHLKRQNKEWRNLRLFGQERNLLTSAIGRMNLFLHGIEDFSIVRGDTLANPAFVEGDRLMQFDVVLANPPYSIKQWNRDAWSADPWGRNFYGTPPQGRADYAFWQHIIKSMKARSGRCAILFPHGVLFRNEESAMREKLVAHDIVECVLGLGPNLFYNSPMEACVVICRMNKPWERRNKVLFINAVNEVTRERAQSFLIEDHIRRIVAAYQAFGDEDGFARVVGNHEIGKKGSNLSIPLYVRVGNSNGQESSETVSFKKAVADWQKNSKALRESMDDLFGILEGISSKTVAPSKAAAKEASHKEKVVQPAFKRAVLAAEVASKLHMEPTFGSVKHEKIVFLCEKMLGLSEALEHYHLRQAAGPYDPKARRSTDRIFTGNKWFVIKKEEKRVEYLKGKKFGGHEEYFERYFSREREYISDILKLLRAATTEQCEIVATLFSAWHDFLDQGTTPSDDQIVQEVLNNWHENKKRIPAERWQRALVWMRENRLTPMDVLEQGAVP, encoded by the coding sequence GTGAAAAAGAACAAACACATTTCTCAATCGAAGCTGGAATCCTATCTCTGGGGCGCGGCCACCTTGCTGCGCGGCACCATCGACGCAGGGGACTACAAGCAGTTCATCTTCCCGCTGCTGTTCTACAAGCGCCTGTGCGACGTGTATGACGAGGAGCTGGCCGATGCGCTGCAGGAGTCCGGCGGCGATCAGGAATATGCCGCACTTCCCGAACAGCACCGCTTCCAGATCCCGGAAGACGTCCACTGGAAGGCCACCCGCACCAAGGTCAAAAACGTGGGCAAGGCCATCCAGGTCGCCCTGCGGGCCATTGAGACGGCCAATCCCGACACACTGTACGGGGTCTTCGGCGATGCCCAGTGGACCAACAAGGACCGCCTGCCGGATCACATGCTGCGCGAACTCATCGAGCACTTCAGCTCCCAGACGCTTTCGCTCTCCAACTGCCCGGAAGATGAACTGGGCAAGGGTTACGAGTTTCTGATCAAGAAGTTCGCCGACGATTCCGGCCACACTGCTGCAGAGTTCTATACCAACCGCACCGTGGTTCATCTGATGACCGAGATGCTCGAACCCAGGCCGGGAGAGTCGATCTATGACCCCACCTGCGGTTCGGCGGGCATGCTGCTCTCCGCCGTCGCCCATCTGAAGAGGCAGAACAAGGAATGGCGTAACCTGAGGCTGTTCGGCCAGGAGCGCAACCTGCTCACCTCGGCCATCGGCCGGATGAACCTGTTTCTGCACGGCATCGAGGACTTCAGCATTGTCCGGGGAGATACCCTGGCCAATCCGGCCTTTGTCGAAGGCGACCGGCTCATGCAGTTCGATGTGGTCCTGGCCAATCCGCCTTACTCCATCAAGCAGTGGAACCGAGATGCCTGGTCCGCCGATCCATGGGGCCGGAACTTTTACGGCACCCCGCCCCAGGGCCGGGCCGACTATGCCTTCTGGCAGCACATCATCAAGAGCATGAAGGCCAGGAGCGGCCGCTGCGCCATCCTGTTTCCGCATGGGGTCCTCTTCCGCAACGAAGAGTCGGCCATGCGCGAAAAGCTGGTTGCCCACGACATAGTGGAGTGTGTGCTGGGCCTCGGCCCCAACCTCTTTTACAACTCACCCATGGAAGCCTGCGTCGTCATCTGCCGGATGAACAAGCCCTGGGAGCGTAGAAACAAGGTGCTTTTCATCAACGCGGTAAACGAGGTGACCCGCGAGCGGGCACAGAGCTTCCTTATTGAGGATCATATCCGGCGCATTGTCGCTGCCTACCAGGCTTTCGGTGATGAGGACGGCTTTGCCCGGGTGGTCGGCAATCACGAGATCGGGAAAAAGGGCAGCAACCTCAGCATTCCGCTGTATGTGCGGGTGGGCAACAGCAATGGTCAGGAGAGCAGCGAAACTGTCAGCTTCAAAAAGGCTGTTGCTGACTGGCAGAAAAACTCGAAGGCCTTGCGGGAATCAATGGACGACCTGTTTGGAATTCTGGAAGGAATCTCCTCAAAAACCGTTGCACCAAGCAAGGCAGCAGCCAAGGAAGCGTCTCACAAGGAAAAAGTCGTTCAACCAGCCTTTAAACGCGCGGTTTTGGCTGCGGAGGTTGCCTCTAAACTGCACATGGAACCCACCTTTGGCTCTGTAAAGCATGAAAAGATCGTTTTTCTCTGTGAGAAAATGCTCGGTTTGAGTGAAGCCCTGGAGCATTACCACCTGCGTCAGGCTGCCGGCCCTTATGATCCCAAGGCCAGACGGTCAACGGATAGGATCTTTACGGGAAATAAGTGGTTTGTAATAAAAAAAGAAGAAAAACGGGTCGAATACCTGAAAGGGAAAAAGTTCGGTGGCCATGAAGAATATTTCGAACGGTATTTTTCTAGGGAAAGGGAGTATATCTCCGATATATTGAAGTTACTTCGAGCCGCTACTACTGAACAGTGTGAAATTGTGGCAACCCTTTTCAGTGCCTGGCATGATTTTCTGGATCAGGGAACGACTCCTTCTGATGACCAGATTGTCCAGGAAGTTTTGAACAACTGGCATGAAAACAAGAAGCGAATACCTGCCGAGCGGTGGCAAAGAGCGCTTGTATGGATGCGGGAAAACAGGTTAACACCCATGGACGTCCTTGAGCAGGGAGCTGTGCCATGA
- a CDS encoding type I restriction-modification system subunit M, whose amino-acid sequence MSRKNGNNHSVDLDVGNLFGHLWEAANILRGPVDAADFKTYIFPLLFFKRLSDVYDEEYAVALEESDGDVEFAQFPENHRFQVPEGCHWKDIRTKSANIGHSLQKAMRCVEQANPDTLHGIFGDAQWTNKDRLSDALLKDLIEHFSSLNLGNEHCKADILGQAYEYLIKKFADLTNKKAGEFYTPRSVVALMVRILAPRAGETIYDPACGTGGMLLEALHLVKAHGGDENLMLGKLYGQEKNLTTSAIARMNLFLHGAEDFHIERGDTLRLPAFYSGDRLATFDCVIANPPFSLEKWGDDVWVNDPYGRNFAGLPPARSGDFAWVQHMVKSMAHKTGRMAVVLPHGVLFRMSREGEIRRKLLEMDILEAVIGLGQNIFYGTGLAPCVLVFRDSKPRAHRQKVLFIDASKEFKTGRAQNELLPQHVDNIHLWYEDYQDVEGICRVVTLDEIRENNFNLNIPRYVEPVIEEESITIEQAIVNLKESLQAAYAAEDRLKALLECEGLL is encoded by the coding sequence ATGAGCAGGAAGAACGGAAATAACCATTCAGTCGACCTGGATGTCGGAAACCTCTTCGGGCATCTCTGGGAAGCGGCCAATATCCTGCGTGGACCTGTCGACGCGGCTGACTTCAAGACCTACATCTTCCCGCTGTTGTTCTTCAAACGGCTCTCCGACGTCTATGACGAGGAGTATGCCGTGGCTCTGGAAGAGTCCGACGGCGACGTGGAATTTGCCCAGTTCCCCGAAAACCACCGGTTTCAGGTTCCGGAGGGCTGCCACTGGAAAGATATCCGGACCAAGAGCGCCAATATTGGTCATTCGCTCCAGAAGGCCATGCGGTGTGTCGAGCAGGCCAACCCGGACACCCTGCACGGCATCTTCGGCGATGCCCAATGGACCAACAAGGACCGCCTTTCGGACGCGCTGCTCAAGGACCTGATCGAACACTTCTCGTCGCTCAACCTGGGCAATGAGCACTGCAAGGCGGACATTCTCGGCCAGGCCTATGAATACCTGATCAAGAAGTTTGCCGATCTGACCAACAAGAAGGCCGGTGAATTTTATACCCCGCGCTCCGTGGTGGCGCTGATGGTCCGCATCCTTGCACCCAGGGCCGGAGAAACCATCTATGACCCGGCCTGCGGGACCGGCGGTATGCTCCTCGAGGCGCTGCACCTTGTCAAAGCGCATGGCGGCGACGAAAACCTCATGCTGGGCAAGCTCTACGGCCAGGAAAAGAACCTGACCACATCCGCCATCGCTCGGATGAACCTCTTTCTCCACGGTGCGGAAGATTTCCATATCGAACGCGGCGACACCCTGCGCTTGCCCGCCTTTTATTCGGGCGACCGCCTCGCCACCTTTGATTGCGTCATCGCCAATCCTCCGTTCTCCCTGGAAAAGTGGGGGGATGACGTCTGGGTCAACGACCCCTACGGCCGCAACTTTGCCGGACTGCCGCCAGCCAGGTCCGGCGACTTCGCCTGGGTTCAGCACATGGTCAAGTCCATGGCCCACAAGACCGGCCGCATGGCTGTGGTGCTCCCCCATGGGGTGCTGTTCCGCATGTCCAGGGAGGGCGAGATCCGGCGCAAGCTGTTGGAGATGGACATCCTCGAAGCGGTGATCGGTCTTGGCCAGAACATTTTCTATGGCACTGGTCTTGCGCCCTGTGTGCTGGTCTTCCGCGACAGCAAGCCCAGGGCCCACCGCCAGAAGGTGCTGTTCATAGACGCCTCGAAAGAGTTCAAGACTGGCCGCGCCCAGAACGAGCTGCTGCCGCAACACGTGGACAACATCCATCTCTGGTACGAGGACTATCAGGATGTGGAAGGGATCTGCCGGGTGGTCACGCTCGACGAGATCCGCGAGAACAATTTCAACCTGAACATCCCCCGCTACGTGGAGCCGGTGATTGAGGAAGAATCAATAACCATCGAACAGGCGATTGTCAATCTCAAAGAATCGTTGCAGGCGGCGTATGCGGCTGAGGATCGACTCAAGGCTCTGTTGGAATGTGAGGGTTTGTTGTGA
- a CDS encoding helix-turn-helix domain-containing protein yields MEDRWLSVYEIGKYLGVSSDTVYRWIDKHTMPAHRMGRLWKFKKDEVDEWVKAGGAADKRRQDHAE; encoded by the coding sequence ATGGAAGATCGCTGGTTATCAGTATACGAGATAGGCAAATACCTCGGTGTCAGCAGTGATACCGTTTACCGCTGGATCGACAAGCATACAATGCCCGCCCATCGTATGGGCCGTCTTTGGAAGTTCAAGAAAGACGAGGTCGACGAGTGGGTGAAGGCTGGCGGCGCAGCGGACAAGAGAAGACAGGATCACGCTGAATGA
- a CDS encoding DMT family transporter: MKLLWLLTALVAGMMAPVQAGFNGKMGRAIGDPVYAALISFFVGTLGLLAYGLFLRMDFTAVRQAAGIEWWVWLAGLLGAFYVTSVIILTPRLGATLTFSLVVAGQLLMAVALDHYGLLGVPVQSISWLRILGIALITAGVVLIRKF; encoded by the coding sequence ATGAAACTGCTATGGCTGCTCACGGCCCTTGTGGCCGGCATGATGGCCCCGGTCCAGGCCGGGTTCAACGGAAAAATGGGCCGGGCCATCGGGGACCCCGTGTATGCGGCCCTGATCTCATTTTTTGTGGGCACCCTGGGACTGCTGGCATATGGCCTTTTTTTGCGCATGGACTTTACAGCCGTGCGCCAGGCAGCCGGCATTGAGTGGTGGGTCTGGCTGGCCGGGCTGCTGGGGGCGTTTTATGTGACGTCCGTGATCATTTTGACCCCCCGGCTGGGGGCCACCCTTACCTTCAGCCTGGTGGTGGCGGGCCAGCTGCTCATGGCCGTGGCCCTGGATCATTATGGCCTGCTGGGGGTGCCCGTGCAGTCCATCTCCTGGCTGAGAATCCTGGGCATCGCCCTGATTACCGCGGGCGTGGTGCTGATCCGGAAATTTTAA
- a CDS encoding secondary thiamine-phosphate synthase enzyme YjbQ, translating to MIIGVKTDSRTQMIDITRQVRQVVKDSGIQNGLVHVCSLHTTGAVTINENADPAVPVDILKTLNKIIPWDDGYTHLEGNSAAHIKVSLFGPSEMVALENGDLVLGTWQSLFFCEFDGPRNRKVNVTILADQ from the coding sequence ATGATTATTGGTGTCAAAACGGACAGCAGAACCCAGATGATAGATATCACCCGTCAAGTGCGGCAGGTGGTAAAGGATTCCGGCATCCAAAACGGGCTGGTGCATGTCTGTTCCCTGCACACCACGGGCGCGGTCACCATCAATGAAAATGCGGATCCGGCCGTCCCGGTGGATATTTTAAAGACCCTCAACAAAATCATTCCCTGGGATGACGGGTACACCCATCTGGAAGGCAATTCCGCGGCCCACATCAAAGTCAGCCTGTTCGGACCGTCGGAAATGGTGGCCCTGGAAAACGGCGATCTGGTGCTGGGGACCTGGCAATCCCTCTTTTTTTGTGAATTTGACGGGCCCCGGAACCGGAAAGTGAATGTCACGATCCTGGCGGATCAGTAA